Genomic window (Anaerobacillus sp. CMMVII):
TGATAATGGAAAGGCGCTAACCATTGTCGTTGTATAGCTTCAAGAAAATCAATTCGAAAGGCAACGTTACCATCACAAATCGCATAGACATCTTTATTGTCATTCCGATCTGGAGTAGCCGTTATTCCTAATAGAAAATTAGGTGTAAAATAATCTAAGATCCGTTGATACGAATTTGCTGCTGCATGATGGAACTCGTCAATGACAATCAGATCAAATTCATCTGGTGAAAAAGCTTCAATATGTTGCTTTAAACTTAAGGTAAAGATTGAAGCAAATACATAATCAGTTTGTCCTTCTTTTTGCTTCCCGTTATAAATACCATAAGTTTTCTCCTCTAAGACATGCTCAAATGATTTTTTTGCTTGATAAAGAATTTCCTCACGGTGAGCAACAAAGAGAACTCGCTTAAATCTTCTTGCAAAGAAAGCAGCTAAATATGTTTTCCCTAAGCCAGTGGCCATTACAACAAGAGCGCTTTTATACCCCTCATCCAATGTTGTCTCTAATTCTTCTAGGGCATCGATTTGTGCAAAACGTGGTTTAACTTCTTCACCGTATTCATTTGGCTCCTCTTTAATGAAGTCCTTAGGAGGTTCATCTTTTTTAGTAGGAAGCATTAGCTCTACTTCTTCTCTTTTTGTCCACGTTCGAACGAGATTGGGATGACTTTGATGAAAATGCTCGTATCTGTCTTCGTATAACTTGATCGTTTCCTGATTTACTTCAATTGTTTGGTCGTGATACATCAATTTAGTAAATTGATCGAGAGCATCTTCGTATACTTCTTGACTATCTGAAAGGGAAAGGTTCCATTCAACACCAGTGGTTAATGCTGATCTCGATAAATTCGAAGACCCTATGATCAAATGCCCGTTGTTAGGAAACTGAAATAAATATGCTTTCGGATGAAAAGACGTGCCATTGCTATTCCAAAGCCGCACTTCTACTTTTGGATGAATGCTTACTAGCGTTTTTAGAGCATCTGGTTGCGTAATAAATAAGTAATCTCCCGTACAAATCTTAATTTCAGCTCCTCGCTCAGCAGCCTTTCTTAAAGGCTCACGAAGTACATCACACCCTGATTTCATGACAAACGAAGTTAATATGCATATGCTAGTGGCACCTTCCATATTCGCTAACAGATGGTCAATCAAGTTTTGCGTGATTAATTCTGCCTTAGTCATCCTCAACCTCTATTAAAAAGATTTTTTCCTTAAAGCCGCCACGTTTTTCTGCTTTTTTTTCACGGATCTTTTCCACTTCTTCAATAGAGGATCCATGACAAACTGCTAATGCATGGACTATTTCTAGAACATCCGCTAATTCTTCAAGCGCATCCTCATCTGTTTTTGTATTGACATACTCCTCAAGTTCTTCAAAACTCTTTTTCTTTAACTCCGTTATGTATTGCTCGTCGTTTAAAATGGACGTTGTGTATTTCTTCCCCGTTTCTTCAATAATCTCAGGAATACGATCTCTCACTAATTTGTTATATGTAGGCATTATATAAGCTCCTCTTAATAGTTTCTCTTTTCAGGTATAACTCCTCGGACGCCACCACGTGGGTTTTCCATATCTCCTTTGTAGCGAGGAATTAAATGAACATGAACATGGAAAATCGTTTGTCCAGCTGTTTCCCCACAGTTAATACCAATGTTGTAACCATCTGGCGAGTGTTGTTCTCCTAATAATGCTTTTCCTTGTTCCAAGAGTTCATTGATAGCTTCCCGTTCTTCGATTGTGGTATCAAAGAAATCACTGACATGACGTTTTGGAATGATCAACAGATGTCCCCTATTAACTGGATAAATATCAAAAATGGCGAATGCTAAGTCGTTGGATAGCACTATGTTATCTGGGGTGCAGAATGGGCAGGCTTTGTTCATTAATACGTAATCCTCCAAATAAATGCATTTTTCCCTTTATTATAACAAGACCTTATATGTATTTTACATAGCTTTCCTAATGATATTAACCCCCCTCTGCTTTCAACCTCTCAAAATTAGTCCTATCCTTACTTCGGGGAGGTAGGATTCAAGTACATCTTCTAATCGTCTCTGTTATTAGACACGTAGCAAAAGGAAAGGTTCTATGCCCCAGTTCTTCCGATCATCTTAAAATTGGGACAGGATACCTGTCCCTTTGTCCTAGTCCTATTAGCTCTATAAAATTTGTTCCAAGTCCTCTAAAGTATCCTGAAAGGTATTTAAACGTACTGTATTGATTTCAATGAACTTTTCTGTATCTGGAACTTGCCATTTAGGAAATTGAGCCTCTTCAGTTCTAGGATACAGTAACACGCATTTTTGTGCATGTTCGTAAGAGGTAACATATGCATACATTTGATACAGGTCACTTTGCTGGTAAGTAAGTCTGCCTTCTCTAACAATGCTTTTCCATTTTGTATCCACAATTAGCTGCGAACTAGCTGTAGTTAGGACAAAGTCTGGTTTCAATTTAATATTTTCCAAGCCTGAATAAACATTTACTAATAAGCGTTTTTCCTCATGCTGTGCCCTCACATCTAGTTCATTTGTGTAAGAGAGATGACGAAAAGCAACATCAATATACGATTCAAATAGTTGGTTCATCTCGAACAGTAAAGAAAAACTATTTCTATTGCTGTATTTAGATGTCATCATACCATTAGATAGTATTAGTTTTGCGAGAGTGAGTACTTGTTCAAATCGATTGTTTTGTCGATGAAGGGAAACGGAATCTAACTCATTTTGATGAATGGCCACTTGTGAAACATCTTTGAGTATATCCATTAAAAACATCATTTCTACTTTCATGGCAGTTTTAGAGATATAGGGAAATAACACCATTAAAGCCCTTTTTAGAATTTGATTTAATAATACGTCTTCTTGAAATTCATCGTATTCACAGAAGGCATTAACAGAATGATAGCTATTTTGCCTTATATGTTCACTTAAAAGAAAACGTCCCTTTAAAGTTTTCGAGTTTTCCTGCTTTAATTTGTATTCTTTGTAAATCCCCCGCCTTAACTCTTTTAATAGCAGCTGAATATATAGATGAGCAAAAACATGAAGTAAGTCAGCTTTTGCTATCTGACTTTTCGTCTCATCGTTCAGTGTTACTGGTAACGTTTTAGTAATACTTAACATATTCAGTAAAGCAAAACGATTTTTTTCTTCTGATTCCCCATCAATAACGATCTTCGGCAATATTTCAATCCGAACAGTTGAAAGCTGAATGACCCCGACAAGGTTTATCCACCGTATTTTTCCATATCCGATCTCAACAAAGGTCATATAACGCTCTTGTAAAAATAAAAGAAGTTCATCCCATTCTGTTTGACTTACATGTTCGCCAAGGTATAGCCAGTCATAGGCCTCACGGATGCTGATTTTCTTCATTATTCATAAATCCTTTGAATATCCCGTAACTTGATATGTTTTTTTATCCGGTATTTAATTGGTAATTCAAAGGTTGACGGTGTAAGCGAATTTTTAAATAACTCACGGAAATTAATATCTTCACGATATACGATGCAAGCATCTTCTTCTGAGTCTCCTATTCCACCAAGAATAAGTCCGATTTTTTCCCAATCATCATAAAAGTATTCTTGGAGAAGAGGAACAATTTTATTTAAAAGAATATCAAAAATGTCTTCTTCTGATTCAGCGTTCATAAAATACGCATGCCCAATGGTATGGTCTCGATCATAGAGTACTTCAATTCTTTTGTTAACAATATCTAGTAAGTTTGGTAAATCGATGTTCTCAATTGGCTGCAGCAGTGAAGGCTTCGGCATCATTTCCACAAAGGAAAAGCGTCGGCGCAAGGCTGTGTCGAGCAATGAGATCGAGCGATCGGCGGTATTCATTGTCCCAATTAAATAAAGGTTTGGGGGTAAAACAAATAACTCTCTTGAATAAGGCAGTTGGACCACCGTTTCATGTTCTCTTGTTAATCGCTTATCATCTTCAAGAAGCGTAATTAATTCACCAAATACTTTCGACATATTGGCACGATTAATTTCATCTATCACAAGAACGTATCGTTGGGCATTTGTAAAATCGAAAGCTGCTGTTTCACTGAAGGCTGCTTTAATTTGTTCTTTTTTCTTTTCGTAATTATTTGTTTCAATTTTCCCTTTAATGCCTTCAAAGGTTGCCTCATTTGCAATTCGTTTCAACGTCCCGTCCATTGGTTCAAAACCGCCATTTCCATCTGAACGAAGTCCTTCAATAAAATCTTCATATGAAAAGCTTTGATGAAACGTAATAAATCGAACTTGACCTTGTTTCAACAACTCTTGATACTGACTCTTATCATCCACATCTTCTGTTGTATTTTCTATAATTTCAACTACTTGCTTAACAATACTATAGGTTTTGCTCGTTCCAGGTGGGCCATAAAAAATAACATTAAGTGGGCCGGTATAAGTATTAATAATGGGAGTTACAGGATTATCTAATGCAGTTGGCTCTGCTTCAGTTACTACTTTTGAAAACATAACATTCACATGTCTCTTTTTAATAATCTTGTGGATACGATCCCTGAAACCACCGTAGCCAGGTAGAAGTTTCTCCTCTTTTTCTACCCACTCAACAGGTAGGTTATGACCTAATTCGTTGTCATATTGATAACCATCAAGCGCTCTTTGTTTTAGTCTAGCAACGGCGTTAATTTTTAAAATGTATTTGAGACTACCATCCGGTTGTCTTTCAGAATAAGTTGTTTTAACTCCGATTAGATCCCCTTTTTCCATTTGAAAAAAATCTGTCAGTGCCTCTTTTTCTTTTTCATCTTTTATTTCCTTTAGTGACGTTTCTAGTCCATTACTCGCAATATGATTTGATAAATCTGTTTTGTATATTGGGAGAGAAATAACTTCTTGGTCGATGAAGTTACTTAGATATTCGCCTTCGTTGTAGCGATATTCAATGAGCCAATGGCCAAACTGATCCTTTTGCCCGTATGTTTTCCAGATAAATTCACTAAGCGTCACATAATCCCAATCTTTGAACGGTTCAAATTCCATAAACTTTTTATATTCTAAGTGCTGCATTAAAAGATAATTTTTTGGACGTGCATTTACTATCTCACTTGGGAGGTGAAGATCTTTTCCTAAAGGTTCAATTACTTTTCTTGCATAAACATTAAAAAATTTATCAGGGTGATATATATTTAGAATTTTTAACATCACCATCGGCCACAACATCAGGTTATCAATTCTTATTTCTTCAATTCTATTTTGTTCGGCTAGTTTAAGGTTAGTGACAATTTGGCTACGTAAATTCCTAAAAACATCGTTTAGCTCTTCGCCAACGAGTGCTTTCTTTTTCGAAGCAGCACCCATACAATAACTACCATTACCACTTCGATAAATTCCAAACTTAGAAGCGTTACCACCGCCAATCCCACCAAGAACCTCTTTATGCTCTAACCAATATATAAACGCATCTCTTGTTGATGTATCTGCATATTCCTCGATTGTCATTGTATCTAACGCTTCGAGGGGGAAACGGCGAATAAACTCTTCCCTTTTCTCTATGCTTAATTTTATGTACTCTTCATCTAAGCTAAAATTATTTGCTAAGGCGATAAGCCTTTCTATTGACATACTTGTCCCTCACATTCTTACCATCATAAATTTAAACAGACCACCGTTTAGAGCTTCTTTCCTTTTGTTACGCTATTTTAGTAATAGTATAGCTATACATAATTACGATAAGCTAAAATTCAATTCCTTAAATAAGCATCTGGACGGTTCTGCTGCTTATCTCGTTACGCTATACATTGGAAGCAAGAGAACCGTCCCCGTGCTTCCGAAACCGTTTGTAATCAAAAGCGGAAATCACTGTTTTCCCTACACCTGTAGCAGCCACTAGGAGGTTTTTCATGCGGCCAAACACTTCACGTTCTGCTTGCAGCTTTTCTAGGATCTCCTTTTGAAAGTGATAGGGTTGTATATCAAACTGAAATCGTGCTTCTTCACTATCAGCATAGTTGGCTTTAGTTAGTGCTGACTTTAGCCGTTGCTGATCCTCTTCATTTTTTTCATCAAAAAAGAGAAACTCTCCGTCGTTCCAATAGCTTTCGAAGGTTGCATCGAATTTTTTTACAATATCAAACGAGTCTTTTTCGGTAATCTTTAAGTTCCATTCCAAGCCAGACGTAAGTGCTGGATTAGACAAATTTGAAGAGCCAATATAAGCCGTGGTAAAGCCGGTCTCGCGCTTAAACATATAGGCTTTGGCGTGTAGCCTTTTTCGATCCTTGTCATAGGATATTTTCACTTCGGTATTTTGAAGCTTGCTTAGCTCGATAATCGCTTTATAGTCAGAAGCTTCCATATAAGAAGTGGTAATCACTCTAAGCTTACCGCCGGTATCCGTAAACCTCTGTAAATCTTCGATAATACAACGAAGGCCACTCCATTTGATAAAGGATACGAGCATATTAATTTCATCTGCCGATTGAATTTCTCGGCTAAGCTCGCCTAGCATATTCGGCTCGTGGTGCGAACCTGTAAAAAGAGAGCTCTGCGAAATCGGCGTAATCGGTCTGACGATTTCATCCTGTTTTAGGCTTCTCACATGATTAAGCTTAGAATAAATGGAAGTCAGTACTTCTCCCTCTTCAGCAATTTGAAGCGAGTGGAATTCAGTATCATGAAGACGTTCACTTAAAATTGCGATGATTTCATTACAGGTGTTAATCTGCTTAAGTAGGGCCGTTGCATCATTGTCCTTTTCCTCGTCACGAATATAGCTAAGCGCCCTTCTTGTCACAGAGGATATGTAAGTAGCTAGCATCTTTCGCGCCTCTTCTACATCTAGTTTTTCCGTTTGGATGTCGTGGTTTGTAAGAGTGCTAAGTTCAGATTTTAGTTTATTGTTTATGATTTCTTCGTAAATGCCGTTAGGTAGCATTGGATCACCTCGTGGTTGCCTTGTATGTTTAATTTATCCAGATAATGGATCATATATCATAATTCGACAGGAAGGGAGGGGAAACCTGCTGGAATTAACATTTAGTTAACTAAAAAAGTTGACACAAAGATTTTTGCGTCAACTTTTAAATATGAATCTGTTTGCCCGTACTAGTAGTTGGCGTCACTTATTTCATTGCCCACCTTCTCCCCAGTTACTCATCCAAAGTAGAGATTAACTCCATTAACTAACACCGGGCCGACATCTTATCTTTATAGGGAGTAAGGTAAAGCGATCCACTGTCACTCCCAAAAGTTTCTTGTTTCACAAGGATGTTCCACGAACTCTAAATAACATTCTATAAAAACTTTTTAGAAACATTCGTTCGAGTTGTATTGTTAGAACAAACGTTTCCAAAAAGTTGGAAATTCTAGAAAGATTTGAACATGATCGCTGGTTTAAAGAATTAATCACAATCTTTTTTGTAGAATTTTACAATGATACAGATACGGGGACGGTTCTGCTGCTTCCTTCGTGAATCAAACAACAAGAACGACCATATGCTATTCCCATCACAAGTAAACTGAATTATATACACTAGTATGAGAGGTTGATAAATTCCGGAACCACCCCATTTTTTGTTACATCCTGTCCTATCCTGCGCTTTCCCGGGAAAGAGAACAGTCTTGCCTCGTTTCGAAGGTAGCCTTTGGTTTACTAAAGTGACTAACTAATCTGTTTCCTTGGATACCCAAAAGACGGTTCCTTTGCTTTAAGGTTGCCTGGGACTCCCTTTTTGAGTTCAATATTTGTCTGCTTAAAAAGATCAATAGCGCTTCATCACTTTGGTCAGTTTGTTGAGGGAAATGAAAATCCCACCACCAGCTTCTTAACTGGCGGTAGGGATTTCTTAAGTAAATGAGCTATCTTGTCTTAAACACTTTGATCATTTCTTTTAGATTACTGCTTGATTCATTTAACGCCTCAGCCGATTCAGAGATCGAAGCAATGGCTTTAATTTGCTCTTCAGTTGATGCTGTAATTTGTTCCGACGATGCAGCTGACTCTTCAGCAACTGCGGAAATATTTTGGAATGAAGCAACAACGTCGTCTTTCGCATTATTGATACTGTCGATATCATGACTTATTGTTTCGATTGACTTTGTAATTTTTTTCAATACATCGTTAATCGTGCGGAACACTTCTTCTGTATCAACAGCTACCTTTAATTGATCTGCTGAAATCTTATTAGTACGATCCATAGCCTCGGTAGCATTTTTTGTTTCTTCTTGTATACCAATAATCGTTTTTCGAACTTGTTCTGTTGCTATTGACGATTGCTCTGCTAGCTTTCTAACTTCATTTGCTACCACAGCAAACCCTTTTCCATGGTCACCTGCTCTAGCAGCTTCAATTGATGCGTTTAAAGCAAGTAAATTGGTTTGCTCTGAAATGTTATTAATCGTATCCATCACGTTTTCGATTTCTTTAATTTTTGGAACTAAACTCGACATAACTTTATTTACAGATTCAATTACTTCATTTGATTCGTTTGTTTTTGATTTTAATGTTTCTATTTGGGTAAATCCTTGCTGGCCAGTTTCGTTTGCTTCTTTTGATAGAGCATTCATCTCATGATTTTGTTCACTTACGCTTTCAATTTGAGAAGAAAGAAGCATAGATTTTTCGTTGGCTGCTTCAATTTCCGCAGCTTGCTCGTTAGCACCATTCGCAATTTCAGCAATACCCCGACCAACTTCTTCACTAGACGCTGCCGTTTCTTCTGACATGGCACTTAATGTCTCAGATGCTAGAGAAACCTCGGAAACTGTTTCTTCAACAGAAGAAATTAAGTTTTTCATATTAGTTACCATCCCATTAAAATGTGTAGCTAACTCACCTATTTCATCCTTAGACTTTGATTGAACATGTACCGTTAAATCTCCCTCAGCTACTTTGTTCACTTGCTCTTTTAATTTAGTTAAAGGCTTCGTAATCGTTTGTGACAATAGGAAGATAAAGAATAGTGCAACTATTAATCCTATTACTGAAATAATCATAATGATTTTTAAGATTGCACTTGATTCTGCAAGTAATCGGTCCTGTAAATAAACAGTCCCAACCTTCCAGCCTGTTTGATCTACTGTTCCATACGCTAGAATACGATCATTTCCAGAATACTTATATTCAAAATATCCACGGTTTTTACCATTATATATTGATTGAATGAAGTCTAAGTCCATTAAATTATTTCCACGCTCAGTCGGATGAACTAAAGCGACTCCATCATTGTCAAAAAGAAAAGCATACCCATCATAGCCAACAATCGTTTCGTTAATAATATTTTCTAATGAATCTAAACTTAAATCATTGGCGATAACTCCTAATAACTTATTCGTACTCGGATCGACAATTGCTTTTGCGACTGTTAAAACGTAATCGTTCGTAGCTTCGTCAATATACGGATCAGTAAAGATTACGTTATCAGGTGCTGCTGCAGCACTTTCGTACCAAGGACGTGTAGTTGGATCAAAGGTACTCGGCAAATCAACATGAGGAAAAGTGTACATCCCCTTATCTACTGAAGCAAAGTAAGCAAGCGTAATATTAGGATAAGACTCTAAATACTTCTTAAAATCACGCTCGATGCTAGTCCAATCACCAGATACATCGTTACCTCCAGGTTTCAGGGAATTTCTTAAATAATCAATAATTATTTGATTTTCGCTATAACGGTCAACACTAACCTTAAATTTATCTAGATATAGTTGCGTAATCGTCTCCATCTCTTGTACAGTTGCGTTTGCTCGTTCCTCTGCATTATTCTCAATTGAATTTTTACTAAAGAGAAACGTAGATGTTGATACACTAGCTAAAATCACAATAATAATAGCTGTAAAAGAAACAATCATTTTAGTACTAATTTTACGAAACATAATAAATATAACCCCCGCTGATGAAAAAAAATTTTGATTGATTTAAAAAGCTTGTTTATAGAGTGAATATTATAATTGCCAAAAACGATGCACATCAATCTAAATGCAGTTACGAATGTTTTTACGAAACTACATATAGTAGCTAAACGTGGACCCGATTCGTAGCAGACTATGTCCGAAACTTCCCAAAAAATGCAAAATAAGCGAAAATAACGGAACGTGGAACCGTTTTTGAAATCGATAAAACTCCAGCGATAAAGGAACTGCTACATTTCTCCCTATGATATGTCGTATTTTTTTGAATAAATTTCTCTAATCTGTTCATCTTCAATCGGTCTACTAAAATAGTATCCTTGGATATACTTACATTTTAGTTCTTGAAGAAGTTTTACTTGTTCAATCGTTTCAACTCCTTCTACCACCACATCGAGTTCGAAAGCCTCGGCAAGCAATATTAATTGTTTGATGATTTTCTTCCCGGATTCATTTAAATATTGATCGATAAATTTTTTATCGAGTTTCATTTTATCTACCGGAAAATTCGATAAGTAACTTAAAGATGAGTACCCTGTTCCAAAATCATCTAAAGTAACTGTTATTCCTATTTTTTTCAATCGATTTAAAAACATAATTGCTTCAATATCATCCTCTAAAAGAATGCTTTCAGTAATTTCAATTTCTAAGTATTTTGCAGGTATTCGATGTTCTCTTAATAAGCTTTCAATATATTCGATGATTCCTTTATCATTCAATTGCTTTACAGAAAAATTAATCGCGATTGGCTTCAGATCTAAACCCTCAACCTTCCATTTTGAAAGTTCTAGGATCGTTTGTTTAATAACAAATCTACCCATTCTCTTAATTAGTCCTTTTTCTTCTGCAATTGATATAAATTCAGCAGGTGAAATTTGATGGTCTTTAAGCCGAATTAATGCTTCGAATCCGACGATCTCTCCGGTTGAAACATCAACTTGAGGTTGGTACAAAAGCTTAAAACCATTATTACTCAACGAACTTCGCAAAATATCGTGGATTTTATTTTTCATCAATATAGAATTTTGCAAAGACTTTGAGAAATATGCACTTTGGTTTTTTCCGCTTTTCTTCGCGTGGTACATTGCAATATCTGCTTTACTAATTAATCCATCTAATTGTTTATCATCGTTAGGGTAAAGACTAATTCCGATACTACCTTCAACTGATAGTTCTTCACCGTTTACAAAAATCGGTTGTGAGATCAACCCTTCTAATTTTTGAAGCTTTGCATCTAATTGAGCTTGGTCCTGCCACATAATCAACAGTAAAAACTCGTCACCACCAAATCTGGAAACAAAAGTGATATCATCATTTAATCTCAGTAACCTTTCTGATAACTTCACTAAAAGTTGATCACCGTATAGATGTCCTCTAGTATCGTTAAACTCTTTAAAACTATCGAGGTCTATTAATGTTATAGCAATCCTCTGGTTAAGTCGAACTAGTTCATCAAACTTTAATGATAAGCTTAACCGGTTAGGTAACTTTGTTAAATAGTCGGTATATGCCATTTCCTCCACTTTTTCATTTAAACTGTGAATTTGATTAATATTCTCATGCAATCTACTGAATAATTGATTAATCGTTTCATATAATCCTGAAAAGCTTTTGTTATCAGAAGGATTTAGAGGTTTAACACCCACTCGCTCGGTATCTATTAATTGAATATGTTTATTTAACATTTTTACTGGAGTGATCACATTTTTTCTTTGGAGGATGAAAAAGCCAATAGAAATAATGATAGCT
Coding sequences:
- a CDS encoding nucleoside triphosphate pyrophosphohydrolase, yielding MPTYNKLVRDRIPEIIEETGKKYTTSILNDEQYITELKKKSFEELEEYVNTKTDEDALEELADVLEIVHALAVCHGSSIEEVEKIREKKAEKRGGFKEKIFLIEVEDD
- a CDS encoding HIT family protein, with translation MNKACPFCTPDNIVLSNDLAFAIFDIYPVNRGHLLIIPKRHVSDFFDTTIEEREAINELLEQGKALLGEQHSPDGYNIGINCGETAGQTIFHVHVHLIPRYKGDMENPRGGVRGVIPEKRNY
- a CDS encoding McrC family protein, translating into MKKISIREAYDWLYLGEHVSQTEWDELLLFLQERYMTFVEIGYGKIRWINLVGVIQLSTVRIEILPKIVIDGESEEKNRFALLNMLSITKTLPVTLNDETKSQIAKADLLHVFAHLYIQLLLKELRRGIYKEYKLKQENSKTLKGRFLLSEHIRQNSYHSVNAFCEYDEFQEDVLLNQILKRALMVLFPYISKTAMKVEMMFLMDILKDVSQVAIHQNELDSVSLHRQNNRFEQVLTLAKLILSNGMMTSKYSNRNSFSLLFEMNQLFESYIDVAFRHLSYTNELDVRAQHEEKRLLVNVYSGLENIKLKPDFVLTTASSQLIVDTKWKSIVREGRLTYQQSDLYQMYAYVTSYEHAQKCVLLYPRTEEAQFPKWQVPDTEKFIEINTVRLNTFQDTLEDLEQIL
- a CDS encoding AAA family ATPase — translated: MSIERLIALANNFSLDEEYIKLSIEKREEFIRRFPLEALDTMTIEEYADTSTRDAFIYWLEHKEVLGGIGGGNASKFGIYRSGNGSYCMGAASKKKALVGEELNDVFRNLRSQIVTNLKLAEQNRIEEIRIDNLMLWPMVMLKILNIYHPDKFFNVYARKVIEPLGKDLHLPSEIVNARPKNYLLMQHLEYKKFMEFEPFKDWDYVTLSEFIWKTYGQKDQFGHWLIEYRYNEGEYLSNFIDQEVISLPIYKTDLSNHIASNGLETSLKEIKDEKEKEALTDFFQMEKGDLIGVKTTYSERQPDGSLKYILKINAVARLKQRALDGYQYDNELGHNLPVEWVEKEEKLLPGYGGFRDRIHKIIKKRHVNVMFSKVVTEAEPTALDNPVTPIINTYTGPLNVIFYGPPGTSKTYSIVKQVVEIIENTTEDVDDKSQYQELLKQGQVRFITFHQSFSYEDFIEGLRSDGNGGFEPMDGTLKRIANEATFEGIKGKIETNNYEKKKEQIKAAFSETAAFDFTNAQRYVLVIDEINRANMSKVFGELITLLEDDKRLTREHETVVQLPYSRELFVLPPNLYLIGTMNTADRSISLLDTALRRRFSFVEMMPKPSLLQPIENIDLPNLLDIVNKRIEVLYDRDHTIGHAYFMNAESEEDIFDILLNKIVPLLQEYFYDDWEKIGLILGGIGDSEEDACIVYREDINFRELFKNSLTPSTFELPIKYRIKKHIKLRDIQRIYE
- a CDS encoding methyl-accepting chemotaxis protein codes for the protein MFRKISTKMIVSFTAIIIVILASVSTSTFLFSKNSIENNAEERANATVQEMETITQLYLDKFKVSVDRYSENQIIIDYLRNSLKPGGNDVSGDWTSIERDFKKYLESYPNITLAYFASVDKGMYTFPHVDLPSTFDPTTRPWYESAAAAPDNVIFTDPYIDEATNDYVLTVAKAIVDPSTNKLLGVIANDLSLDSLENIINETIVGYDGYAFLFDNDGVALVHPTERGNNLMDLDFIQSIYNGKNRGYFEYKYSGNDRILAYGTVDQTGWKVGTVYLQDRLLAESSAILKIIMIISVIGLIVALFFIFLLSQTITKPLTKLKEQVNKVAEGDLTVHVQSKSKDEIGELATHFNGMVTNMKNLISSVEETVSEVSLASETLSAMSEETAASSEEVGRGIAEIANGANEQAAEIEAANEKSMLLSSQIESVSEQNHEMNALSKEANETGQQGFTQIETLKSKTNESNEVIESVNKVMSSLVPKIKEIENVMDTINNISEQTNLLALNASIEAARAGDHGKGFAVVANEVRKLAEQSSIATEQVRKTIIGIQEETKNATEAMDRTNKISADQLKVAVDTEEVFRTINDVLKKITKSIETISHDIDSINNAKDDVVASFQNISAVAEESAASSEQITASTEEQIKAIASISESAEALNESSSNLKEMIKVFKTR
- a CDS encoding EAL domain-containing protein, with the translated sequence MNIKSEKNILQNIVERITGNEENILYALILDENFIAVADSDNEIGVDYSADDENYQVVLNGEVSSFEWYYPQIDDYVLEVAVPLFFEGKIIGVVGIGLSMEETKKNVTLLTLMFILLAIIISIGFFILQRKNVITPVKMLNKHIQLIDTERVGVKPLNPSDNKSFSGLYETINQLFSRLHENINQIHSLNEKVEEMAYTDYLTKLPNRLSLSLKFDELVRLNQRIAITLIDLDSFKEFNDTRGHLYGDQLLVKLSERLLRLNDDITFVSRFGGDEFLLLIMWQDQAQLDAKLQKLEGLISQPIFVNGEELSVEGSIGISLYPNDDKQLDGLISKADIAMYHAKKSGKNQSAYFSKSLQNSILMKNKIHDILRSSLSNNGFKLLYQPQVDVSTGEIVGFEALIRLKDHQISPAEFISIAEEKGLIKRMGRFVIKQTILELSKWKVEGLDLKPIAINFSVKQLNDKGIIEYIESLLREHRIPAKYLEIEITESILLEDDIEAIMFLNRLKKIGITVTLDDFGTGYSSLSYLSNFPVDKMKLDKKFIDQYLNESGKKIIKQLILLAEAFELDVVVEGVETIEQVKLLQELKCKYIQGYYFSRPIEDEQIREIYSKKYDIS